The segment ATAGGCTTTCTCGCGATTCGTGAAATTCTGCCAGAGGACTACGCCCGCAAGCACCGCCACCACCGGAAGAAGAATCTGCAGGTACAGCTTACCTCGAATAGAGCGAAACGCAAAGGAAAACACCATTAACCCCTCCCTAAAATCGCAGATTTATTTCATCTTACTTTGGGGTATCCCTTGTGTCAAGAGGAACCGTATCAGCGGGTATTTCCTGAGGAATAATCCGATAGCGCTGGTTTTTGGTTTGAGCTAGCCACGCGGTGTACCCTGAGGGACATCGCCTTTCAAACCCTTACGACCCGATACACCCGCCTCGCCTTTTTGAGCTCTCAGCTTGTGGTTTTTTCAACGGCGAGTTGATTGTTGTGCGTGGTCGCCACATCTGGTTTGAGCCGGCACCCTCCATTAGTGGTTTCTTTCTTCTTTTTTCGCAGAGGACTTGCCTCCATTGACAGGGGAGCGCTTTTTTGCTACACTAATTTCGTTCGGAGAACGAACGAACTGGAGGTATACCGTGTACGGGCTCACCAGTTCCAGGGTGAATTCCCTGCACCGGCGCATGGTGTTTCGCTTCATATGGAAAAGGCAATACACCTCCCGGCCAGAAATAAGCCGGGTTTTTGGCTTCAGTAAATCCACCGTTTCTGGGATTATCCAGAGTCTTGAAGATGACGGATTGGTTATGGTATCCGGCTTGAGTCAGAATGCTCCTTCGGGGAGGAAAGCGGAGCTTCTATCCATCAATCCCGAGGGTCCCAAAGTGGTGAGTATCCTCCTCAAGGACACTGGCGAAATCGATGCGGCCCTGTTGAGTTTAAGAGGGAAGGTCATAGGGAGGGAACAGGATTTTCTCTCGCAAAAAACTCCAGAATATGCAGTGCAGCGGGTTTTGGAACTGATTCGGAGCCTTGCGCCCTTTTCGACTATCCTTGGTGTGGGGATTGGTCTTCCTGGCATTGTGGACCACCTGAGGGGACGAATTGAGTACTCGGCCCATTTTCAATGGCGGGATGTTCCATTTGGAGAGATGGTTCAGCGTGGTATTCCTTATCCTGTGTTTGTGGAGAATCGTACTGTTGCCGCAACCTTGGGGGAAACGTGGTTTGGGAAAGGCCTGGAGAGTCGGAACCTGGTGTGTCTCCATTGTGGTGATACCCTGGGTGCGGGTATTGTGATTGGGGAAAAGATCTATCGGGGCAATCTCCTGGGTGCAGGAGAGGTAGGCCATATTCCGGTGGCTCAGGCCCAGGAAACCCTCTGTTCCTGTGGAAGGCGGGGATGCGCGGAAACCGTGGTGGGTTTTCCGGCCATCATGGAAAAGCTCAAAGAGCCTTATCAGAACGAACACGATGCCTTTTGTTTCCTGCGTGACCATCGGGATGATCCCCGGGTACGGTCTCTTCTTGAGGAGGCTTTTGTGGTCGTCGGTGAAGTGACCGCTATTTTACTGAACATTCTCGCTCCAGAAAAGGTGATTTTCGCCGGGGCCTTGCCCAGGGTGAGTCCTTCTTTTTTCTTGGATTTCGTGGTACGGGTTGTAGCTAAAAAGGCTCTTACCCCGATTTTTCAGAAGGTTTCGCTCGAGCTGAGTTTGCTTGGGGAGGAAGAAGAAGCGCTGTGGGGCCAGGCGGTGGTGATGGAACGCCTTTTTGCCATGAATTATCCTCTGGGAGGGTGAAAAATGGGAGAAAAAATTGGGTTTGGAATCATCGGGGCGGGACTGTGGGGCGAAGCGCATGCCCGGATTTATGCCACGCATCCTCTGGCTTGTCTTGTGGCCGTCAGTGATATCGTGGAGGAAAAAGCGCAAGCCCTTGCCAAGCGGTATGGGGCAAAGCGGTGGTATACGGACTTTGGAAGGCTCCTTGAAGATCCCGAGGTTGAAGCGGTGGCGATTGTCACCCCTGATTTTGCCCATGGGGAACCATTCATAGCGGCGATGGAAGCAGAAAAACACGTCATTGTGGAAAAACCCCTGGCGACCTCCCCGGAAGACCTTCGGGCTATGAAGAGTGCTTATCAGAGAAAGAAGGATAGAGTCCGGGTTATGGTCGATTTCCATGCTCGTTTCAACCCACCTTTGGTGATTGCGCAGGCGATGATTCAGCGTGGGGAACTTGGGGAACTAGTTTCGGCGTACTATCGGCTTAACGACATTATCCACGTTCCCACCCAAATGCTTTCCTGGGCTAAAAATTCCTCCATT is part of the Atribacterota bacterium genome and harbors:
- a CDS encoding ROK family transcriptional regulator, yielding MYGLTSSRVNSLHRRMVFRFIWKRQYTSRPEISRVFGFSKSTVSGIIQSLEDDGLVMVSGLSQNAPSGRKAELLSINPEGPKVVSILLKDTGEIDAALLSLRGKVIGREQDFLSQKTPEYAVQRVLELIRSLAPFSTILGVGIGLPGIVDHLRGRIEYSAHFQWRDVPFGEMVQRGIPYPVFVENRTVAATLGETWFGKGLESRNLVCLHCGDTLGAGIVIGEKIYRGNLLGAGEVGHIPVAQAQETLCSCGRRGCAETVVGFPAIMEKLKEPYQNEHDAFCFLRDHRDDPRVRSLLEEAFVVVGEVTAILLNILAPEKVIFAGALPRVSPSFFLDFVVRVVAKKALTPIFQKVSLELSLLGEEEEALWGQAVVMERLFAMNYPLGG
- a CDS encoding Gfo/Idh/MocA family oxidoreductase, producing MGEKIGFGIIGAGLWGEAHARIYATHPLACLVAVSDIVEEKAQALAKRYGAKRWYTDFGRLLEDPEVEAVAIVTPDFAHGEPFIAAMEAEKHVIVEKPLATSPEDLRAMKSAYQRKKDRVRVMVDFHARFNPPLVIAQAMIQRGELGELVSAYYRLNDIIHVPTQMLSWAKNSSILWFLGSHTVDTLRFLLGSEVKRVYSVSSSKVLVKLGIPVADIYQSILEFENGVIATIENNWIIPNTHPHWNDIKLNVLGSKGMINMDLTNNQAFERYLETKSDHPDFLIMPTLYGKPAGFAHESIRDFVEKLSTGEEFLATFEDGYRVSAVILALLVSAEKRMPQEVEYAL